The region AGGTAGACACCGTAAGCATCGGTGAAATTGATGTGAGAATCCAACCGAGAGAAGACAGCCGCCGGGGATGAAGTTGGCTTGCGCTGCCATGACGCGCTGGGTCGTAGCGACGCCAGCCAGGGGGGCCAGTAGCTGGCCATCGAGCTTGCTGGTCGGGAACCCTTGAGCCTGAAGCTGGCCATAGCTATGGGGGAAAGGACTGTCGGAGCCGGTGAAATCGCGAATAGTCAGAAGCGAGCCAAGCTCCCCCACGGGCCGAATGGTGGGCTGTGTTCGTGGCGGGGCGTCTGCTGGGGGAGCGACGATCTCGCCCGCCAAATCAGGCCATTCTTCGACGACAAGGGCCAACGAGCGTTGTAACACCGAGACCAGAGAATCGCGACCCTCTTCTGGACATGACCATCCCACGATCAGTGCGTTGAAGATCGGGGGCATGATTGCGTCCAGGGGGCTGAATTGATGCATCTTTGCGTTGACCTCGCGGCTCGGGAACGTGGACACTCGAATGATGGGATTGATTGTGAGAAGAGATGAGGTGAAAGATTCCTGCACTCGCTGCAATGCCTCTTCCATACATACCCAGACACTGGCCGCGCGACAAGGGGCTCAAGGCGCCGATGGCAGCGGAGTCATCGCCGACTGCTCCCACCGAGCCCTCTCGGGCTGACCGCATTAGGAAAGTTCCGAATTCTCATGGCATCCAGAGACAATAAAAAAGGCCTTTGCTGGTTTGAGGGTAACTGAAACAAGAAGTTCATCTTTAATCCAAATTATCATCATGCCGTCCGCTATTGACACCGATGCCATTTCGACTCAGCTGTTGCTCAATGGGGTGGCCAAAAGCCACTCGCGATCGGCCTGGAAGCCCTTGATCCACCCGCGTGCCGATGAGACCTGCCGTGAAAATGATGATTATTTCCTGCAACACTGGCCCTTTTCTTCTGAGAAGAGTAGAGAGACCTTTGTCAATGCCGGCTTCGGTCGAGTCACTTGCCTCTACTTCCCGCTGGCGCGCGATGACCGTATTCTGTATGCGTGCAAGCTGTTAACAATCCTGTTTCTCATTGATGGTATGTAGAATGCGCGCTGCCTTGTCTGTTCGGGCTCTGCTAAAGCCGTGGGCCAGATATCCTGGAAGATATGTCCTTGGAGGACGGAGAGGCGTACAATGCCCATCTGATGCCCCTCATGCGGGGAGATGTGCTCCCAAACCGTAAGACATTTTTCCGTGAATTCTAGCTGAACACGCCAGTACCCAGAACTTACTGCGATATGAGAGAGACAGGCGACATCCCCGTCGAGTTTATGATGTACGACCTTTGGGAGGAGATGCGCGCTGCGAGCCCGATCCTAGCGGATGGTATTCTCGAGCccaccttcaccttcatgCGCGCGCAGACAGACAAGGCGCGTCTTTCGATCAAGGAGCTAGGTCACTACCTCGTCTATCGGGAGCGGGATGTGGGGAAGGCGTGAGTCAAGATCCATTTGGCGTGGTGATGCTTGCTAACTCGCGGGCGTCGACCGTCAGTCTCCTGTCGGCTCTCATGCGGTTCACCATGGACCTCGAGCTAACGCCCGAGGAGCAAGCGGCGATGGTGCCGCTCGAGCGTAACTGTTCGAAGCAGATTTCGGTGGTGAACGACATCTGGAGctgggagaaagaattgCGCGCGTCGCAGTCGGGTCATAAGGAAGGATCAGTCCTTTGCTCGGGGGTCAAGGTGCTGGCTGAAGCAACTAATCTAGACATCGCAGCGACGAAGCGGCTACTTCAGGCCATGGTCGAAGAGTGGAATCGGGTTCACGATCGGCTCACAGCGGAACAGCTCGCGGCGGGATGTCGTCCGGCCGTCAAGCTCTATATGAAGGGGCTGGAATACCAGATGAGCGGCAATGAGCGGTGGAGTCGTACGACCCTGCGCTATGTTGAAAAGGAGGCAACCGCTAGCGCGTAGGGGGTATGTTTGGAGCCCCCCGCGAACAAGTCGGACAGAACACTGTGGATGCCCAGCACGGAAGGTCTCACCATTTGTTGGACGACTAAAATGTCCATAACGGATTCCGTATTGGACTATGGTGGCTGAGGACTCTGACGCCATTAGCAGCACCTTGAATGAATCCCCTACTACAGCCCTGCTCTTCTGTGAGATATTCCTGATCGCTCCATGTAGTATTTTCCCCTACAACCTGCTTCTCTCCGTAGACCGTATTAGCCTTCTATGTTTCCTCGTCCGGCAGGGCTGTTTACTTTCCTGGGGCTTTTGTAAAACTTAGCTGAGAGTGATTGGGACATCCCCATGGTCATTCAACGCGCTAGGGCCAATTGCAGGTTGTTCGGAGACAGGGGACCCCCATTCTACCTGACACCAAAGCAGAGGCGCTAGCTACGTGGTTGCAAACCAAAAGGTgtttcttgttctcctccCGACGTCAACCCCGGAACTTTCCCTTCCTAGCACTTGGGGGCAAGGAAAACAGAGAAACGAAACGTCTattcttttccctcccttCTCCCTTGCATCTTCCGACTCCcgcttttctccttcttctcatcgacAGTTTCGCAATGCCCCGTTGCGCCCTCGTCACCGGCTGCAGTGCCGGAGGCATCGGCTCGGCCCTGGTAGAAGAACTCCACGCGCGAGGACTGAAAGTCTACGCAACAGCCCGCTCCCCAGCCAAGATGAGCCACCTTGCCGAACTTCCCAATGTCACTCTCGTTACTCTCGACGTCGTCGACCCGGCCAGCATTGCCGCTGCAGTCGATACCGTCCGCCAGGATTTGTCTTCGAATGGTGACTTCCTCGACATtctcatcaacaacgccGGCCAATCCCTCGTGTATCCCGCCCTAGACACGTCgatcgacgaggccaagCGTCTCTTTGATGTGAATTTGTGGGGTGCCATCGCCGTCGCCCAGGCTTTTATGCCGTTGCTTCAGGCTGCCAAGAATGGCAGTACGCTCGTGAACGTCTGCTCCATCTCGGGCTTCTTGTACGCCCCGTGGATGAGTGAGGATCCTATACCCCGTCGGTCGCGATTCAGCGATGACGTCCGCGCTGACAATTTGCATCAGGTGTCTACAATGCCTCAAAGGCGGCTCTGATGTCTTGGAGCGAGACTCTCCGGTTGGAACTGCAGCCCTTCAACATCCGGGTTATCTCCCTGGTTACCGGCTCCGTCGCCACAAATGTCATGTCGCATTCTGACCTGACCCTGCCCGAAAACTCACTCtaccagaaagcgctgccAGAAATTCAATTACGCGGCGTGGGGAAGGATGTCTCGAGTAAGAGTGCGCCGGCAGACTTTGCTCGcgaggttgtcaaggatgtcTTGGGCGGAGCGTCGGGACCCGTGTGGCGTGGTGCTATGGCTTCCATGGTGAGGTTTATGTCCAAGTACATGCCGACAACTGTCTTGGTAAGTGCCCTGCGGTCTTTTAATTTCTATTCCTTTCTTATCATGAACTGGTTGCTCACCAATGTCGCGTAGGACCGGGCAATGAAGGGGGGAACTGGACTGGACAAGTTGCCTTGAAAGAATATTGCATAGACTGGTTACATCATAGGATAAAGACTAGTTAGGTCTGTCCATGATATGAATCTCTTTTAATTCTTCCTAGATAATTATCTGTTGGCCTGAAGGATGGTAATCTCCCAGTGGGAGTCTTACACTTCAGTGGATACCCACTTCCACCTGCTTTATAATATAAATCTTGTCCTACCAAATGACATCCGGAGGAGGCCTCCATTCCTATTGGGGTTATAGATAAAGTCCCAGAAAGGTATAAATCGTTTACAAACGGTAGCTAGAAGATCAGACCTTCAATTCATTCGGGCAGACCTCGGTCAAATGACCATATTTCAGCACAGTAGTCACCTCAATAGCCCACAAACAGAGGAGCCCCAGCACAATAACCCTAACTTGAAAAGACTATTTATAAGTATTTAGTTTCTCATGCTTACAGAAATCGGTCAAAACATATTGGGGACACTCTAAGGTTCAGTTCAATGACTAGCTTGATGCCGTTCCACATACCACAAGGTTACCTATATTCACTTCTACACTTTCCCACTCACTTGGCCCGTGGAAGTACCTGCGTCATAAGCTTTGGCTTAACCCACAAGAGATGCATGGCCGCATCCCTGTGCCAGTCCAGCTCATCGTCCACCAGCTTCAGGTCATACCGGTAATAAAGCTTTGCCAAGGTCAACCGCAGTTCCAACCAGGCCAACCTATCCGATCATCGTCAGTTAACCGTCCCGGATCTTCATGGGTAACCTGCGGGAGGAGAGCTCACCCTCGGCCCAAGCATGAGCGTGAGCCCATTGAGAAGGGTTGACTAGCCTCCAGTTGGTCCTTCTCACTCAGTCTTATCCAGCGCTCCGGACAAAAGGCCCACGGGGTATCAAAATTTGCCGGGTCCATGCTGGCAGCCAATGGGTTTGTGGAGACGATTGTCTATGGACGAGAAATGTCAGTTGTCTTTttcgctctcatcatccGGCTTAAAAGGGGTGAAGAAACCGGAAACAATCTTCATATTGCCATACTTTCTCTGGCACAAAATGCCCGTCTATCATCTCTCCGCCCTCCGGCACCACCCGTGGCAAAGCCAATGCTAGCGGAGGAAATATACGCAATGCCTCAAGGCATACCGCGTGCAAATACTTGAGTGAGGAGGTGGATTGTCCGTTGATCTCCTCGTAATTTCTAAAGGCGGATCGGACCTCCTCCTGCAGTGTCTTGAGAATGCGCGGATTACGACCGACGTAGTAAATGACAGTTGCCAGACATGTGGCTGTTGTTTCACTCCCAGCAATGCTGTGGTCTTCTTTCAGCGTCGCTCTGGCTGGCAAGGAAATTGGGGCAGTTGATTGATACGTACACAAAGTCCGAGGCGTGAGCGGCTAGCTGGATATCTGATATCTGGGATGAGTTGCGCTCTAGCAACAGGTAGCTCATAAAGTCTTTCCTGTTGGTCTTCTGCTGGATTCGCCTAGACAATTGACCGTGAGTATCCCAGCAGTGATGAACGCCGAATGGGGGTAGAGTACCGTTTAACCAAGTCGATCGTATACGTTTGGTGTTTGATCGCGCCATCCATGAGTTTGTTTAACCAGCGTGGGTTGAGCTTTAGAAAAACGCGGCCAATAATTGGGAAGCGTTTCAAAAAGTCAGAGAGGCCTGCCTGTCCCATGCTTTCTAGAACAACCGCTATCCAGAAATGAAGACTCCCAGTTTCGAGCCCATGGAACGACTCCCCGAAGGCTAGTATATGTGCGGAAAATACGGTCAGATTGGCCGGGACAATGAAACCTTACAAGGAGTGAACAATTGAACTTACCCAGCTCGCCAATGATGTCGAATGTGAGCAAATTAGTCCACATCGTCATATCAACGCCATCTTTCGAGTTGCCCCGTTGTCCAACCTGGTCTATAAAGTCGTCAATGACACGTGTGACAAGACCTTCCTGCTCACGCAGTGATCGATCTGAAAAAGCGGCGGAGAGAAATTTCCGCATCGCGCTGTGTCTTGCTGGATCACGCTCGCTGACAATCGAGCTGGCTTGATCTGCAAAGTTTCCACCATCGTAAAAGTCGCTCTTGATGAACGTGGCCCGGCCTTTTCGCGGGGCGTATATATCTTTCCACGACTGCGCGGTGTTGAAAGAAAGCTCATTTGGAGCCACGCGCACGACAGAACCTATAGGGTTCAACCCCAGGGATATCAGAACGGGTTCTTCACAACAGAATTAGGATGACCATATATTCACCGTATTCTGCGTGCAAATTGAGAATATCGTATGGTTGCCGGCCGCCCATATAGGACCATGAATAATTTAGCTATATAAGAATCAACAATGAGGATTTCCAGGGTTGGCAAATCGAACGTTCCAATGATACGGACATTACTCAGAGCTGATAGCCTGGGGCCCGGGAAGTGAGCCAGGGGATGAGACACAAATGCCCGGATCAATAGTCGGGCTATCCATGTTATGATTCCCACGAGCGCGCTCGCTCCAATGAGTACCAACGCGGGTTGCCCTCTGAAGTGGTCCATTGTCTCACAAGTTCCATATGGCACCATAGGTCTGTGTGGATATGCACTTATTCACTGTAGGTATGCATCTAGAGACCTTTTGTAAGATTCTTCGATCAGGCGCTGCGGGACCAGCGGCTCCTGCATCTGAACCACTGGGATGGGACAAAAGCGCGGCCCCCACCCTCCCCCGTCCAAAAAATACCATGCAGGTACGCTATCAATTGGCTCTGCCATGATGGATTGAAGGTCGGGTATACCGCATTAGTACGACTCCGGGGACGGCGATGcccagaagaggaagtttCCGAAGAGATCAGGATAAGGGCTTTAAGCTGTGCCCTTTGCGTTCTGCAACCCATAGCCAGGTACTCCCAACTGCAAACGACAATGATGTCAACCTTCTGGCGCCATACGTTAATCTCACTGCTCACTGCAGCACTTGCTGTTCGCACTTCAGCGACGAGCAGCAAGTCCGCGTGTGCGCAGCTGGCGGCCAGCTTCCCAGAATACACCACTGTCTCTGGCTCAGCGTCGTACACCACAAAAATCGACAGCGTTTGGTCCCAGACCTGCGTGGAAGACGCGTACTGTGTGTTCGAGCCTGAATCTTCCAAGGATGTCTCAACCGCGATTGGCATCTTGCGCAAGACGAAGACCAAGTTCGCAGTGCGCAGTGGCGGCCACATGCCCAACCCCGGGGCCAACTCGATCTCACATGGCGTTCTTATCTCTCTTTCGCGATTGAACACTCTCGAGCTCACGGCCAACCACGAGGTTGTTCACATTGGCCCGGGGCTTCGATGGTACGATGTCTACACTTGGCTGGCCGACTACAAGCTGACCACGGCCGGAGGCCGATTCGGCCCAGTGGGCGTCGGCGGCTTGCTGCTCGGAGGAGGCATCAACTACTACGGATCGAAAGTTGGCTGGTCCGCTAACAATGTGGTTAATTTTGAGGTGGTCCTCGCCGACGGCTCCATTGTCCAGGCCAATGCCAGCTCCAACACAGACCTTTACTGGGCGCTGAAAGGAGGCTCGCAGAACTTTGGCATCGTCACGCGGTATGATATGAAGACTTTCGCCATCCAAAATGTCTGGGGTGGAACTCTGGCCTATCCAGCCACTTCGCTCGATGCCTACATCCATGCTGTGGCAAACTTCTCCTCCCCCGATGGAGGATCTGCTGATCCCCTCGCTGCGGCCGATCCTTTGCTCCTGATGTATCCCAATACCAGCCAGATTCAGCCCGCTGCTGTCCTGCTCTACAATGCTGCTATTGAGAACCCCGCCGCACTCAAGGCCTTCATCGACATCCCCGCCGTGAGCGACTCCGCCGCCGTACGCACATTCACGAATTTCGCCGTAGAGCAAAACTCTTCCTCCTACTGGGACAGAAGCAGCCGGTAAGCCGTCCTCGCCTTCATGGCATtctatccttcttctttggctgaCCGGAGCTTGAACCCATTTTTCTTACCAGGCGTTCTTTCTGGGCCACCGCCGTGAAAGCAACACCGGAGGCAGTCTATCTCGCCAACACCAccttcatccaggctgccaTGGAGCAAGTGTCCGATTTGTCGGATTTACTCACTAGCATTACTTACCAAACCATTACTGaggactggcttgatgctgcgCGTGCTTCGGGAGGAGACGCCATCGATCTAGATCCCGCCGATGGAGCGTTCCTCGGTAGGCACCGAAATAGTCAAAATGGATGCGCGCGATCAACTAACGATATCTAGTTCTGTTGATATCCAACACGTGGACAAACGCCGACCACGACGACCGGATCGTCAGCTTTTCCGAGAATGTCATTGCCGAAATCGAGTCAAAGGCCAGGGCTGCTAACGTCTATTACCCCTTCGTTAACCTCAACGATGCCGGCCCGAGCCAAGCCCCGTTCAAGACATATGGAAAGGGCCAATCGCTTAGAAAATTGAAGACCATTCGGAAGAAATACGGTAAGTTTTGTCGTCCAGGCCCCTCCGTCGGAGATTCTGCTAAGCTCCAAGGTGTGATACAGATCCTTCGGGGGTTTTCCAAACTCTGTCGCCCGGGGGGTTCAAGCTGGGGGCGTAAAGAGGGATACTTGCTAGCACTATAGGGGTCGAGTCGGTCTTTACCTAAAAGGGGCAGATGCAGGGATCTTTCTCACTGATCCGAACTGGGATGGTTTACCAAAACGGGGTGGATCCACTCGCATGCCATCCATGGATTGATTCTTCGGATATTGCCTAATCTGGATGCACTGGCCTAATCGGGCTACGCTACGGGATGGCCCGCCAATTTTGCCTCAGTCTCCATGGTATACTTCACAGTCAATAGCACGTCCTGCTTAGAGATAGACATAGACAGAATTCACAAGTTATTGCGGCTATCGTCCTACATCATGATTCTCAAACTGATCCCCGTCACAGGGGGCGCggccctccttctccaggccagtgctcttctttcttttgcctggcttttgctggcttgggcgTCGCGCCGCAGACGCAACAGACTGATACCCGGGGTTTATGTGGCTGGTCTGAAAAGTGGCAAAGTTCCTCTTTCGCAGGCTCGCCAAGCCTTCATCCACGGGTGCGCCGACCTTATGCTCGAGGGCTATCAGAAGGTACTCACCAGGCAGAACATCTTTCCAAACCATCGGCTGATGTCATGCTAGACACAAGGGGGGCTATTCTACGTCCCTTCGCCAGCTGGGGAGCGCTTGATGATTCCCACCAAGTATCTGGATGAACTCAAAAATGCCGCGAACGAGGAGGTCGACTTCACCGCCAGCTTCTCGGAGATGTTTGAAGGGCGATATACAACCATTGGCCAAAAATGGCATTTACATCCGGATGTTGTCAAAAAGTCCCTGAACGCAAACCTTGGTACGGTTATCCCTGCTGACAGTATCGATGGATTATTCCCATGCAAGCTCTCACAATTGCGTTTACAGAGCTGATTATGCCCGATGTATACGACGAGATTGTCCACGCATACCGGTCTCTGTTAACGCCATCGCACGGTGGGTTTATGCTACTACCATACTACCGGGATGGCTAACTAATCGATGTATGAGAGCTAGATTGGCAACCGGTCCGGATGTCCGAAATCTTCACACAAATCATCTCACGAGCATCGAATCGCATGTTGGGGGGCAAAGCCCTCAGCCGAAACCGCGACTGGACGGATACGtccatcaacttcaccaCCGATACGTGGTTGGCCTCGCAGCAGCTCAAACGGTACCCGGCATGGCTCCGGCCCGTCATCCAGCATCTCTTGCCTGAGATGGGGCGGGTGCGCCGTCACTTTACTGTTGCCCGTCAAGTCATCTGTCCAATTGTGCAGAAGCGGTCTGAATCTGATAATGACACCAAAAAGCCTCTCGACCTCCTGCAGATGCTCTGGGAAGGTGCCGAGCCGGTTGATCAGACTCCAGAGTTCATGGCCTATACTGCCCTGGCCATTTCATTTGCTGCAATTCGCACTAGTTCCTCGGTGCCGACCCATCTGCTCTACGATCTGTGTGCCCGGCCAGAGTATATTGCGCCGCTGCGAGAAGAGATCGAATCAGTGCTTCGCGAGGAAGGGAGTATTTTCACCAAGGCGGCTCTGAATAAACTGCTCAAGCTGGACAGCTTTATGAAGGAATCTCAACGGTTCaatcctctctctctccgtGAGTCCCGTCAATTGCCCTCCGTCCATTTTTTTGACAAAAGCCATCCGGTCACTGACAGTGGACGACATAATCATATATAGTCACTTTTGGCCGAGTCATCCAGTCAGACCGCATCCTCCATGACGGACTAGTGATTCCAAAGGGCACGATCATCGGCGTGCCCGCCCACGCGATCTCGCAAGATGGGGATTTCTACCCATCCCCCTCGACATTTTCACCGTTTCGATTTGTCCCCTCAGCTCCTGGAGAGAAGACGGCCGGGTTTGTCACCACCAACGCATCGTCAAGTCTGAGCTGGGGGTACGGGAAGCACGCATGCTCTGGGCGCTTCTTCGCGGCCAACGAAATAAAGCTGATCATGGCCTATTTCTTGCTCAACTATGATTTCCAATTTGCTGGAGGTCGGACTGAGCGGCCCGCTAACTATACATTCGAGCTGCAGAATATGCCGGATGAAACGGTGGAGGTGCTGGTGCGACGACGAAAAGACGGAAACCTTTAGGCGTATGAGTGGTTGACGGGCAAAGGGCAGAGGGCGATGGAAAGCATGGTCTGTTGGGTCCAAAATCGCAATTCCAGCCTGGTGTTTGGATACTCGTAGTAGTAGGTAGTCGTCGCGCCAATGCTTATTGAGTATTACTGTAGATGTTTCGCACCTCATACGATTTTAGACTCTCAACAAATCACTCGTCCATGCGCACTTGGATCCCCTAGTAACTACCAAGTAGATGCCTTAGCAGATGCCAATAGTATAGTGGTCGTGGTGCTAGGAATTCCTCTGGTACATGCATCAGTTAATACTGCCGTACGCGACTACGTAAGGAAATCGATTGGAATATTGGGTTGGAACTCCCGCTGTTCGAATAAATCTCGCAGAATTATGAGCACCATGGTATCCTCAGGGCTGCATCAAGTGTCGATTATCCACTATGAAAGAATATATCAGGGTGCATGGGCGGGATATAGCTAAGGACTTCCGCAACTGACATATCACCAATAATCCGGCCCAAGCAGTCCCTTGGTTAATATATCGAGCTGTAGCACCTGTAAACCATGCACACCCAATACAACGGAATGCTATCGTAGTATTCTTCTCTGGCCTTACTATATCGAAATT is a window of Aspergillus nidulans FGSC A4 chromosome VI DNA encoding:
- a CDS encoding uncharacterized protein (transcript_id=CADANIAT00009782), with translation MPSAIDTDAISTQLLLNGVAKSHSRSAWKPLIHPRADETCRENDDYFLQHWPFSSEKSRETFVNAGFGRVTCLYFPLARDDRILYACKLLTILFLIDDILEDMSLEDGEAYNAHLMPLMRGDVLPNLPRTYCDMRETGDIPVEFMMYDLWEEMRAASPILADGILEPTFTFMRAQTDKARLSIKELGHYLVYRERDVGKALLSALMRFTMDLELTPEEQAAMVPLERNCSKQISVVNDIWSWEKELRASQSGHKEGSVLCSGVKVLAEATNLDIAATKRLLQAMVEEWNRVHDRLTAEQLAAGCRPAVKLYMKGLEYQMSGNERWSRTTLRYVEKEATASA
- a CDS encoding SDR family oxidoreductase (transcript_id=CADANIAT00009783) codes for the protein MPRCALVTGCSAGGIGSALVEELHARGLKVYATARSPAKMSHLAELPNVTLVTLDVVDPASIAAAVDTVRQDLSSNGDFLDILINNAGQSLVYPALDTSIDEAKRLFDVNLWGAIAVAQAFMPLLQAAKNGSTLVNVCSISGFLYAPWMSVYNASKAALMSWSETLRLELQPFNIRVISLVTGSVATNVMSHSDLTLPENSLYQKALPEIQLRGVGKDVSSKSAPADFAREVVKDVLGGASGPVWRGAMASMVRFMSKYMPTTVLDRAMKGGTGLDKLP
- a CDS encoding protein CYP567E1 (transcript_id=CADANIAT00009784) — its product is MVPYGTCETMDHFRGQPALVLIGASALVGIITWIARLLIRAFVSHPLAHFPGPRLSALSNLNYSWSYMGGRQPYDILNLHAEYGSVVRVAPNELSFNTAQSWKDIYAPRKGRATFIKSDFYDGGNFADQASSIVSERDPARHSAMRKFLSAAFSDRSLREQEGLVTRVIDDFIDQVGQRGNSKDGVDMTMWTNLLTFDIIGELAFGESFHGLETGSLHFWIAVVLESMGQAGLSDFLKRFPIIGRVFLKLNPRWLNKLMDGAIKHQTYTIDLVKRRIQQKTNRKDFMSYLLLERNSSQISDIQLAAHASDFVIAGSETTATCLATVIYYVGRNPRILKTLQEEVRSAFRNYEEINGQSTSSLKYLHAVCLEALRIFPPLALALPRVVPEGGEMIDGHFVPEKTIVSTNPLAASMDPANFDTPWAFCPERWIRLSEKDQLEASQPFSMGSRSCLGRGLAWLELRLTLAKLYYRYDLKLVDDELDWHRDAAMHLLWVKPKLMTQVLPRAK
- a CDS encoding FAD-binding oxidoreductase (transcript_id=CADANIAT00009785); this encodes MSTFWRHTLISLLTAALAVRTSATSSKSACAQLAASFPEYTTVSGSASYTTKIDSVWSQTCVEDAYCVFEPESSKDVSTAIGILRKTKTKFAVRSGGHMPNPGANSISHGVLISLSRLNTLELTANHEVVHIGPGLRWYDVYTWLADYKLTTAGGRFGPVGVGGLLLGGGINYYGSKVGWSANNVVNFEVVLADGSIVQANASSNTDLYWALKGGSQNFGIVTRYDMKTFAIQNVWGGTLAYPATSLDAYIHAVANFSSPDGGSADPLAAADPLLLMYPNTSQIQPAAVLLYNAAIENPAALKAFIDIPAVSDSAAVRTFTNFAVEQNSSSYWDRSSRRSFWATAVKATPEAVYLANTTFIQAAMEQVSDLSDLLTSITYQTITEDWLDAARASGGDAIDLDPADGAFLVLLISNTWTNADHDDRIVSFSENVIAEIESKARAANVYYPFVNLNDAGPSQAPFKTYGKGQSLRKLKTIRKKYDPSGVFQTLSPGGFKLGA
- a CDS encoding cytochrome P450 (transcript_id=CADANIAT00009786); this encodes MILKLIPVTGGAALLLQASALLSFAWLLLAWASRRRRNRLIPGVYVAGLKSGKVPLSQARQAFIHGCADLMLEGYQKTQGGLFYVPSPAGERLMIPTKYLDELKNAANEEVDFTASFSEMFEGRYTTIGQKWHLHPDVVKKSLNANLELIMPDVYDEIVHAYRSLLTPSHDWQPVRMSEIFTQIISRASNRMLGGKALSRNRDWTDTSINFTTDTWLASQQLKRYPAWLRPVIQHLLPEMGRVRRHFTVARQVICPIVQKRSESDNDTKKPLDLLQMLWEGAEPVDQTPEFMAYTALAISFAAIRTSSSVPTHLLYDLCARPEYIAPLREEIESVLREEGSIFTKAALNKLLKLDSFMKESQRFNPLSLLTFGRVIQSDRILHDGLVIPKGTIIGVPAHAISQDGDFYPSPSTFSPFRFVPSAPGEKTAGFVTTNASSSLSWGYGKHACSGRFFAANEIKLIMAYFLLNYDFQFAGGRTERPANYTFELQNMPDETVEVLVRRRKDGNL